Part of the Desulfatirhabdium butyrativorans DSM 18734 genome, ATCGATTGGACGAACCGGAAAGGATATGCGGACAGTTTCATGGGAAGCGGGGATCAGCGGGTCCGCTTCATTGGCCACGGGGTGGGGCTTGAACTGGATGAATACCCGTTTTTTGCCAAAGGTCAGCAGACGGTCGTTCAGGAGAACATGGTGGTTGCCATCGAACCCAAACTGATTTTTCCCGGAAAAGGCGTGGTTGGCATCGAAAACACGTTTCGGGTTACGGCGAAAGGGCTCGTGCCTTTCACCCAATTTCCCGATGGAATCCAGTTGCTGTAATGTCCGAAAGGAATCCCCTGTTGGCGGCAGTTCATCGCCTGCGGTGTGCCTGTTTTCAACCGAGCTTGTTCGTTGAAATCACCTGAAATCTTTTGAACAGCGATGACTGCCGCATTCTCAACAAAAAGCCCCGGAATATCACAAAGGATCATTCCGGGGCTTTCGTTTGATCGGTCTGATGGCGCCTTTCGAAAAAAGCGCCCATCAGCAAACAAACGGTTGGCACATCAACGCTTGGAGAACTGGAACCGCGCCCGGGCGGCACGCTGTCCGTATTTCTTTCTCTCTTTGGTCCTGGGATCCCGTCGAACAAATCCGGCTTTCTTCAGAACAGGACGCAAGGAAGGATCGGCCTGCATCAGTGCCCGTGTAATGCCGTGTCGGACCGCACCCGCCTGCCCCATTAACCCGCCGCCGAGAACCCGCACCTGAATGTCCCAACTCTCGGCCGCATTCACCAAATGCAGCGGCTGGTTGATGATGAATTGCGCCGAAGGAACATCAAAATATTGATCGATAGGCTTTTCATTAACGGTAATGGTGCCTTTGCCAGGTCTGAGCCAAGTCCTCGCGATGGAAGACTTCCGTCTTCCAGTCGCATAATAAACGGTTTCCTTCTCCATGATCTTCCTTTCCTATCTCGATTACGCCAGATCAAGTGCAGCCGGCTGCTGCGCCTCATGCGGATGCTCGGGACCGGCATAGATTTTGAGCTTCCCCAGCATTTTTCGTCCCAGAGAATTTTTGGGCAGCATGCCTTTGACGGCAAACCGAAGAACGTCTTGCGGTCGTTTCTGAAGCAGTTTTTCGGCATTGATGCTTTTCAGACCACCCGGATAGCCACTGTGATGGTAATACATTTTTTCCTGCAGCTTGTTTCCGGTTAGCCGGATTTTCTCCGCATTGATGACCACTACCGAATCGCCCATATCTTCATGGGGAGAAAACAAGGGGCTTGTCTTTCCACGCAGTCTGGCCGCAATTTGAGAAGCAAGCCTTCCCAGGACGGCGCCATTTGCGTCCACAAGATACCACTGGTTCGGATTATCCG contains:
- the rpsI gene encoding 30S ribosomal protein S9 yields the protein MEKETVYYATGRRKSSIARTWLRPGKGTITVNEKPIDQYFDVPSAQFIINQPLHLVNAAESWDIQVRVLGGGLMGQAGAVRHGITRALMQADPSLRPVLKKAGFVRRDPRTKERKKYGQRAARARFQFSKR
- the rplM gene encoding 50S ribosomal protein L13 — protein: MKKYTYSPKSSDNPNQWYLVDANGAVLGRLASQIAARLRGKTSPLFSPHEDMGDSVVVINAEKIRLTGNKLQEKMYYHHSGYPGGLKSINAEKLLQKRPQDVLRFAVKGMLPKNSLGRKMLGKLKIYAGPEHPHEAQQPAALDLA